Proteins from a single region of Malaclemys terrapin pileata isolate rMalTer1 chromosome 23, rMalTer1.hap1, whole genome shotgun sequence:
- the NEMP1 gene encoding nuclear envelope integral membrane protein 1 isoform X1: protein MTARAEVRGAAMAGGMKPAPGRRRLLGTLVLLLLVGGAGAEGAKQPVIRLEEGRVRNGTAPQQFCYTNAETPKWHDIWTRMQIRVVSNKMIRVTQVENEEKLRELEEFNMWNFVFSFFKEKLNDTYIPVDLYSEKTCLKIELPESNTNYSVVLLRWFDPKLCLVSFLGLLLFFSGDLLSRSQLFHYSAGISIGMLASLLILIYVMAKVMPKKSPIYFILVGGWSFSLYLIQLVFRNLQEICKSYWQYLLGYMLLVGFASFAVCYRYGPLENERNINLLTWSLQLLGLLLMYLGIQIRPIALALIAIAVCTKNLEYPVQWLYATYRKVQKATAKPSPPRLLTEEEYRLQGEVETRRALEELRGYCSSPEFSAWTVVSRIQSPKRFADFVGGASHLTPNEVSVHEQEYSLGGSFVEDQLFEEDEDDSFEGEGRADFSVSRNHLGFE from the exons GTGCCAAGCAGCCGGTGATCCGACTTGAAGAAGGGCGGGTGCGCAATGGGACGGCCCCGCAGCAGTTCTGCTACACCAACGCGGAGACCCCGAAATGGCACGACATCTGGACCCGGATGCAG ATCCGAGTCGTCAGCAACAAGATGATCCGTGTCACCCAGGTGGAAAACGAGGAGaagctgagagagctggaggaattCAACATGTGGAACTTCGTCTTCTCCTTCTTCAAAGAGAAGCTGAACGACACCTACATCCCCGTGGATCTCTACAGCGAGAAAACCTGCCTGAAAATAGAGTTGCCGGAGTCAAACACCAACTACAGCGTCGTCCTCCTCCGGT GGTTTGACCCCAAGCTCTGCCTGGTTTCCTTCCTGGGCCTTCTTCTGTTTTTCTCCGGGGATTTACTGAGCAG GAGTCAGCTCTTCCACTACTCAGCTGGGATAAGCATCGGGATGCTGGCCTCGCTGCTGATCCTCATCTACGTGATGGCCAAGGTGATGCCCAAG AAAAGTCCCATCTACTTCATCCTAGTGGGAGGCTGGTCCTTCTCCCTCTACCTCATCCAGCTGGTCTTCAGAAACTTACAAGAGATCTGCAAGTCCTACTGGCAATATCTCCTGG GCTACATGCTGCTGGTGGGCTTCGCCAGCTTCGCCGTGTGCTACCGCTACGGCCCGCTGGAGAACGAACGTAACATCAACCTGCTGACGTGGAGCCTGCAGCTTCTGGGCCTGCTGCTCATGTACCTGGGCATCCAAATCCGGCCCATCGCCCTGGCGCTGATCGCCATTGCCGTCTGCACCAAGAACCTGGAGTACCCCGTCCAGTGGCTCTATGCCACTTACAG GAAGGTGCAGAAAGCCACAGCGAAGCCGAGCCCCCCTCGCCTGCTGACCGAGGAGGAGTACCGGCTCCAGGGGGAGGTGGAGACGCGCAGGGCCCTGGAAGAGCTGCGCGGATACTGTAGCAGCCCAGAGTTCTCCGCCTGGACTGTGGTTTCCCGCATCCAGTCTCCGAAGAG GTTTGCCGACTTTGTGGGCGGCGCCTCCCACCTCACCCCGAACGAGGTCTCCGTCCACGAGCAGGAGTACAGCCTGGGGGGGTCGTTTGTGGAGGACCAGCTCTTTGAGGAAGACGAAGACGACTCCTTTGAAGGGGAGGGTCGCGCAGACTTCTCCGTGTCCCGGAACCACCTGGGCTTCGAGTGA